A window of Streptomyces profundus genomic DNA:
ACGTCCGCATTCCCCCCCACATATGGAAAGGAGGAGGGAGCCGGGACTCCGCGAGGGCGCCCGCTCCTGACCACCTATGAGCTTGAGGAAGTTATCGGCGGTCGCCGCCACGATCGGTCTGGCGTTGACCCTGGCCGCCGGCACCTCGTCCACGGCCGCCTCCCCTTCGCCGGAGGCGTCCCAGCAGGTCCAGGTGGCCCTGACCGAGGTCGCCACCGCCGCTTCGCCGACCGCCGGCACCGCGGGCCCGGACGGCTCGGTCTGGATCGGCGAACGCGCCGGCACCATACGGGTGCTCGAAGAAGAGGGGCTGAGCGAGCCGGTCATCGACATCACCGGCGAGACCACCACCGACGGTGAGCGCGGGGTCGCCGACATCACGTTCAACCCCGACTTCACCCGTTTCTACCTCTCCTATACCGACATCGACGGCCACAGCACGATCGACGAGTTCGAGGTGGTCGACGGCGAGGTGCGGGTGGACACCCGGCGCACCGTCTTCTTCCAGGAGCAGCCGGGCCCCGCCCACAACTCAGGACATATCGCGTTCGGCCCGGACGGGCTGTTCTACATCTCCCTCGGGGACGGCGACTTCTCGCCCGAGGGCGACCCCTACGACAACGCGCAGGATCTCGGCAGCCTGCTGGGCAAGATCCTGCGGATCGACCTGAACGCCGGCGACCCGTACGGGATTCCGGCCGACAACCCGTTCGTCGACGAGCCGGGTGCCCGGGGCGAGATCTGGGCCTACGGACTGCGCAATCCCTGGCAGTTCTCCTTCGACGCCGAGACCGGCGACCTGTGGATCGGCGACGTCGGCCAACTCACGCGCGAGGAGATCAACTTCGCGCCCGTCGGGGTCGGTGGCCAGAACTACGGCTGGCCCAACATGGAGGGAACCCTGCCGCACCGGGGCACGGAGCCGCCGGACCACGCCCCGCCGGTGTACGAGTGGGAGCACGGGGTCACCGGCTTCTGCGACTCGGTCACCGCCGGTTTCGCCTACCGGGGCAACGCCATCCCGGACCTGCGGGGCGCCTTCGTCTTCTCCGACTACTGCACCGGCGACCTACAGGCCCTCCAGGTGCAGAACGGTCAGGTGACCGGCGTGCTCGACCTCGGCGCCAACGCCGGCTGGGTGACCACGTTCGTGCAGGGTGCCGACAACGAGCTGTATGTGATCGACATGGGCGGCTTCAGCAGTGACCCCATCCCCGCGCCCGTCTACCGCATCGACCCCGCCTAGGCGTGTTGTCCGCTCTCCGGCGGTACCTGACCGGAGAGATCGATAACGGTGACCACGGTTGAGGGATCGTGAACGGAGTGGGGGCCCTTCTGACCCGGTGCGGACGGCGACGTCGACCGCCGACGGCCAGCGGGGCCCTCACGCCCGCCGCCGCGCGCCCTTCCCGGAACCGGCCGTCGGATCAGTGCAGCAGCACGATCTTGCCGCGGGCGTGGCCGCCCGCGCTCAACTCGTGGGCGGCGGCGACGTCGGCGAGCGGGAAGACCCCCGCGATGGGGATCCGCAACCGGCCCTGTTCGGCCAGTTCGACCGCGATCGCCAGGCCATGAGCCGCGGGCGGATCAGGAGGGCCCAACGTCGTGCCCGGCGAGGTGTGGGACATGTGCACGCCCTGCGCGGCGGCGGTGATGTCCGCGACCGTCACCACCCGGGCCGGCTCGCCGGCGATGGCGACCAGGTCGGGCAGCACCCCACCCGCACAGTCGAACACGGCGTCCACCCCCGAGGGCGCGAGTGCGCGGACCCGGTCGACCAGCCCCGGCCCATACGTCGTCGGCTCGGCACCGAGCGAACGCAGGTAGTCGTGGTTGTTCGCGCTCGCGGTGCCGATCACCCTCGCGCCCCGCACAGCCGCGAGTTGGACGGCCACGGAACCGGTCCCGCCCGCCGCGCCATGCACCAGCACGGTGTCCCCCTCGGCCACCGCGAGCCGGTCGAGAACGCGGAACGAGGTCTCGACGGCGCCCGTCGCGCCCGCCGCCTCCTCCCACGTCCACCTCGTCGGCTTCGGGGCCCACAGGACGAGGGTCGCGTGGTCGGCGTTGGTGCCACGGCCGGTGGGCGCGGTCGCGCCGAACACCTCGTCCCCCACCCGGGTTCCGGTCACCCCCTCGCCCACCTCGTCCACCACGCCGGCGGCGTCGTGGCCCGGCCGGCAGGGGAAGACCGTCGGCAACACCTCCCGCATCGCTCCGGAACGCCGGTGCACCTCCCCCGGCGACACACTCGACGCACGCACGGCGACGCGGATCTCCCCGGGCCCAGCGTGCGGTTCCGGTCCCTCGATGACGCGGAGGACACTGGGCGGGCCGTACTCGGAGTACTGAACTGTTCTCATGTCCCCGAACGTAGGTCGGCCCCATCGACCGCCTGGCTAAAGTGAGAGCGTGCCGACCGAAGTGAGTCAGTTGCGTTCGGACGCGGACGACAACCGCGACCGCATCCTGGCGGCGGCCCGCCTCGCCTGCACCGCCGAAGGTCTCTCCGTGCCGATCCGTGAGATCGCCCGCCGCGCCCAGGTCGGCACCGCCACCGTCTACCGTCGCTTCCCCACCAAGCAGGCGCTGTTCACCGCCGCCTTCGCCGAGGAGATGTCCCTGTGCTCGACGGTCGTCGATGAGGGGCTCGCGGCGAGCGACCCCTGGCGTGGGCTGTCCCTGACGATCGAGAAGCTGCTGACCGCCTACGGCGGCGACGCACGGGTGCGCGCCATCCTGGCGCGGCTCTCCCGAGGCGCCGAGTCCACCGCCGTCCACGACCGGACGGTGCGCGGGCTGCTGGAGCTGATCCGACGGGCCAAGGCGAGCGGCCAACTGCGGTCGGACGTCGTCCTGGAGGACATCGTCCTCGCCATGCAGGCGAGCCACGGCGTCCGCGCGACCTCCCCCACCGCCCAGGCCGCGGCGACCCGCCGCCTCGCCGCCCTGATCATCGACTCCTTCCGAGCCACCCCCGACGCCACTCCCCTCCCCCCACCCGGCCGCCTCCCGCTGCGCGCGTGAGGCGTTGTCCCGAGCTCGGAGGCCCCGGGCGACGAGCGGAACCCCGCTCAGGAAAGTCGCGTGATAGGGGGAAGTGCTGTGCTGCCGACGACACACCGCGCACAGCGCTTCAGCGCAGGAGGAACAACCGTGGCAGATTCGCCCGCCATACCCCCCGGCCCGCCCGGCCCGGCCGCGTACGGGTATCCGCAGCCACCACGGCCGGGATACGACCAGCCCTGGGCCGGCCACCAGGCGCCCGCCGCGTACGGACAGCCGTACGCCCCACCTGGGGTTCCACCGCAGCAGTTCCAGGCACAGCCGTACCCGCCGCCCCAGCAGGCGTACGGGCACCCCCAGCACGCCCAACCTCCGTACGGGCAGCCTCCCTACGGACAACCTCCGTACGGACAACCTCCGTACGGGCAACGGCACTGGGGCGGCGGGGAGCCGCCGGCGGAGCGGCCCTCGCCGGCCGCGCTGGTCGGGGTGACCTGCTGGCGGCTGGTGATCGTGTTCGCCGCCTACACCGGTTACAACGCCTTCGCCGAGGACACCGGGCGACCGATCGAATGCCTCAAGGAACTGAGCCCGCTGTCCAGCTTCGTCGCGATGTTCGTCTATCTCGCCCTGACCGCCTATCCGTTCGTCACCGGTCTGCGCCGCCACGAGCCGCGTTCCGGCTGGCTGCGCGGCTCCACCGCCATCGTGCTCCTGCTGGTGGCCATCGTCTGGGCGACCATGATGTCCGGCGACTACGAGGGCACCGCCTCGATGTACACCCACCTGGTGACGCCGCTGCTGGTGCTCGCCGACTGGGTGTTCGTCGGCCGTAGCCAGTCCACCGCACGCTGGTGGTACCCACTGACCTGGACGCTGCCGCTGCTCGCCTACCTCGTCTTCATGTTGCAGGCGGACGTCACCTCCTACAGCAGCTTCCTGGACCCCGACTCCAGCGACTTCCTCCCGATGTGCCTCGGTATGACCGCCGGCGTCATCGCCATGGGCTACGCCCTCCTCGCCATCGGCCGCCTCAAGACCACGGTGTCCACCACCACAACGGGAGGCCCCTGACCCGGGGGCTGGAACCGTCCCGAGCGGGGCGGCGTGCCGGAGGTTCGACGCCCTTGACCTCCCAGCACGGGCGGGCAACGCTCGAACAGGCTGCTGCGGTCGAGTAACTCAAGGAGCGATCATGGGCTTACGGTTTCTGGGGATCATCCCGAACACCGCCAAGGACGACTCGCCCACCATCTGGCTGGACGAGGAGAGCGGAGACCTGCTGATCCAGTCCTATCGGGCCACGGAAGAAGAGGTGAAGGCGTGCCAGGAGATCGGATCGACACCCGGTCATGGCACGGACGTTCCGGACCACGAGGCGATCATTCGTCTGCCGAAGGCCATGATCCAGTACATTCCTCGCTCCGATGGAGGCGCCTCCGATGAAGCCACCGGCGCGTGAGCCCTTGTCCCGGGCTCGGCGAACCGCGATCCATCTGGAGGTTCGTGATCAATATGCGAGCACGGACCCCGATTTCCTCGCTTGGCGCGAGGGCCGTCGCACGTTCACTCCGGAGAACCGCGCTGAATGGTGGGAGGGCTGGCATGACGTGGTGGAAACCGCCGTTTCGCGGGGGGTCTCAGTTCGTCGTGCCCGCGTGGTGTCCGAACCTCTCACCACGTACGTGCGGTGGGAGTACGACTACGCGACGACCAACGCCGCTGCCGGTGAGATCGTGCGCTGGCTTCCCCGACGCCATGCCAAAAACCTTGCGGTGCCTGCGGTGGACTTCTGGGTTTTCGACGGTGAGTTGGTGCTGTTCCACCATTTCAGTGGCGATGGCACTCTGATGGAACGCGAGTACGTCACGGACCCCGCTCTGGCTGCCTGGTGCACCGATGCGTTCGACGCGGTCTGGGAGCGGGCTACACCTCACGAGGAGTACAAACCGGTCTAGTGCGATCAGCATCATCCAGCGCCCAGGAGACCCGACAGGCCCTGGCCAACCGACTGCGCGAGCTGGTCAAGGATGCCGGGTTGGACGGAAAGAGTCTCGCCGCACTATGCGGCTGGCACCCTTCCAAAGTTTCGCGCATCTCGACAGCGAAAACGCAGCCGAGCGAAGACGACATTCGGAGATGGTGCGGAGCCTGTGGCGCCGAGGACCAGACAGCCGACCTGATTGCCTCTCTACGAGCTGTGGAAGGCGCATGGCTGACCTGGCGTCGACTGGAGCGCGCGGGGCTCAAACGGTCACAGGAGGAACGACTACCGCTGTACCAGCGCACGCGACGATTCCGCTCGTACAGCGTTTGGGCCCTCCCCGGGCTCCTTCAGACCCACCAGTACACCGAGGACGTACTTCGGACGATCCAGCAACAACGGGTGCCGATGAACGATGTGGCCGACGCTGTGGCCGCCCGCATGGAGCGGCAGCGCGTACTACGGGAGGGGCAACGCGTGTTCGCCTTTCTGATCGAGGAGCCCGCACTTCGAAACACGCTCAGCACCGGGGCGACACAGAAAGAGCAGTTGGAACACCTACTTACGGTGAGCGACCTGCCCCATGTCAGCCTTGGTGTTGTCCCGGTTGCCCAGCGACGTCCCCAACTTCCGGTTGAGAACTTCTGGATCTACGACAACGCGCAAGTCAATGTCGAACTGGTATCCGGATACTTGACGCTGACACAGCCCACCGAGGTGAAGGCATACGCGGACACGTTCGCCAAGCTCGCCGCCTTGGCGGTCTACGGCGCACAGGCCCGCGCCTTGATCTACCGAGCACGCGACTCGCTGGTCTGACTCATCTGCAATCGCGCGCAATCGGCTGTGAGTTCACGCTTCGCGACTCCTAGGCTGGCCCTTGTTTCCGCATCACGAAAAGGGCCGGAACCCGTGAAGGGCTACGCCGTCAATGCGAAGAGTTTCCGCACACCATCGTGCGGGAGGTGGAGGAAAAGGGATGGAAGGTTTCGCAATCCCACCGAAGCGTGCCCGGAACTTCGAGAAACTGTTCATCACCACAGCGCAGCGGCGGGTGCAGTCGCCAGCTGAGACCCACGAGTACAAGAAGAACTCGGGTTCGTCCGACGGCGCCAAGACATACGACACCACCGCCACCTGAACCGTTCGGCAGCAACGCCCGAGGGGACGAAACCGCCGTACCCTCGGGCCCCCCGAAGGGAGCGCGCACATGATCAAGTTACGCCTCACTCCGTATGCCAGCACGGAATGGACGTGGAACGGGCGCGGGTACGTCACCGCCGACCGGACGAGCGAGATCATTCCTTATGTTCACCCCTTGGTGGAGCACATCGCTGTCACGGACGGCGCCCGCACACTTCTCGTTGTGCGTGAGTGCGTCAGTGGCCGGGGGCGGCATGATCCGGTGCCCCGCCATGTCACCCCCGGTGAGTTCGAAGAGGCTCGCACGCTGACCGAACAGTGGCCCACGGACTACATGGTCGTAGAAACTTCCCCCGGTGACCCGTGCCGTGTCACCGCTGGCCCCGGAGGTGTAGCGCCACTCTACGTCGCGCACGACCGTACAAGCCTCCACGGGTCGTGGGACATGGCTGACCTTGCCGAGTACGCCGCCGGCCTTAGTCCACGTGAGGTCGCGCGGCTGCTGATCTACCGGCCCCGGTACAGCGCCGAGACGGTGTTCCAGGGCATCTACCGCGTGACGGAGCGCGCGACCGCCATCTACGGTGGCCACCTCTACCTGCACTACCCCGAACCGGTGCTGCACGGCGGGCCGCGCGAACTGGCCCCCAACGCCGACGTTCTCGGGGCGTTCGTGGAAGCGATGGACGATGCCCTCGACCTCCGGCCGATCGGTCGGGTGGAAACGGCGCTGCACCTCACGGGCGGGTTCGACTCCGGCACCGTGGGAACCCGCCTCGCCGAGCGGTACCCGGACCGCTTCCCCACCGCCGCTCTCCTGATCGCCGGCCCCGGGCGCGCGCACCAGAGTCGCCGACGCTCGGAGATCCTCAGGACGCTGCCGTTCGCGGAGCCGGATTTTCTGATCGACGCACTGGAGCACACGCCGTTGTCGCACGAGTGCGCCCGGGTCAGGGGCGAGAAGATCAGCCCATACGAAGAACCTCTGCACCGGCCGTTCACTGTGCTGACCGAGGTCCTGGCGCACCATGGTGCCCGCGTGGTGGTGACCGGGCTCGGCGGAGACGAGATGGTCGCTCTGTCGCAGGCCGAGTATCCACACAAGTCCATGGGCGAGATCAGCGACGGCCTGCCCTGGATCGGGGACCGAGCGCGCGCCGCGCTGGAGTTCGCCGACGACGGCATCGCCCCGCCCGCCGCTGTCAACTCGATGACCTTGCTGTCACTGGAGACCACCGCCCCCATACTCATGCGTGCGGGTATGTGGCCCGTCCACCCCTTCGCCAATCCCGGCATGGTCCAACTCGGCGAATGGCTGCCCATGCACTGGCGTGAACTCAAGCAGCTTCAACGCCGAAGGCTTGCCGCTCTCGGGCTGAGCACGGACGTCACCGAATCCCGAGAGCGTGAATCATTCGCGGAAGTCGTCCAGCACGCGCTCACCACAATCGCGCGCCCCCTATTCGCCAAGATGTTGCGCGACGGGTCACCGCTCTTCGACGAGAAGCTGGTGGACCCCGACGGCCTTCGGGCGGCCGTCCGCCGACTGGCCGAAGGGCCGTACCGCGAGGACGGAGACGCGCAGTTGCTCGAAGTCCTGGACCTTCACCTCGCCGCTCGATCATTCCTATAGCCCCTTCCCACCATCAGGAGGCAGCGTGTTCGCCATGCGTCCGGCCACGGCCGATGACATCCCCGCCGTTGAGAAGGTGATCCTGGCCCGTTCCGGTTGGCTGGAGGAGCGCGGGCTTCCGAGTTGGCGGGAGAACGCGGCCGAGCTCGCGCGCCAGGCGGAGAACCCTGATGGCGACGTGTGGGTCCTCGCCGAGGATGGCGGGCGCGTCATCGGGTGCACCACCGTTCAGGAACAGACACCCCCGTGGGGTTGGACGGTGGCTGAACTGAACGAGCCGGCCCACTACCTGTACTCGACCGTCACCGACCCCGCCTACCGCGCCATGAGGCCGGGAACCGTGATGGCGCTGTGGGCGGTGAACCGGGCGGCGCGGCAAGCGCGCACCTGGGTTCGCCGTGGCTGCCACTTCCCCGGGCTGGTGAGGTACTACGAGTCCCAGGGATTCAAGCTGGTGCACGAAGTGCGGCGCACGCGCACCAAGGTCTATCTCATGGGCCGCCGAGCCGAGCACATCACGGATATGGAAGAACGCTACGGGGCGCTGTCGAAGCCCGGGCCCCTCGCGAGCACGTGATCTCCGCGCGTTCCCCCAGAGGGGATGCCTGCGTCACCCCGTCGGGGTGGGCTTGCGGCCGAAGGCGAGCAAGTGGGAGTTGGCGGCGAGGAGTTCCGGGTACGGCTCGGCCATCCGCGCGGCCGTCAGGGCGGCCTCGAAGAGCGGGGTGTCGGCGACGCCCGCGCCGGTGTGCAGCTCGGTGGCCTTGAGCATGCCCCAGGCAGGCCCCTCCACCCCGAAGACCTCCGCATCGCGGAACCCGGCCTCCGCGATCTCCTGCGCGAGATCCCGCCCTGTGTGGAAGTAGGCGGTGGTGAACGCCCGCTTCCCGTCATGCACCTGGGTCGCCAGCACATCGGCGACGCTCCTCCGCACCCCGTCCCGATGCAGATGCGCCAACGCCGTGTGCTCGAAAAGCGACGCGTAGCGATTGATCCCGGCCGCAGCGAGAAGCCCACCGGGCCGCAGCACCCGCAACGCCTCGGACAGAGCCCGGCGCCGATCTTCGGCCTCGGGCAGGTGGTAGAGCGGGCCAAGCAACAACACCACGTCATAGGAGCCGTCGGCGACATCGAGTCGACATGCGTCGCCAAGCCCCGCCTCACAGCCGGGGATGCGGCCGGCCTGCTCAACATGACGCGGCACCGGATCGATCAGCCGCACCTCGTACCCGTCCGCCAGCAGCCACCGCGCATGCGTCCCCGGCCCACCCCCGACGTCCAACACCCGCACCGGCGCCGCCGGTAGAAACCGCCGCAGCAGTTCCTGCGTCCGCAACAGCTCCAGCATCCCGTCCGCCGACGACGTCAGCCGCTCAGCCTCACTGATCGTCGACTGGTAGAACCGGATCACTTCGGGCGCAACACGGGAAACAGCCATGGCAGAAGTCTGACCTGCCCAGCTGGGGGCGTACAAAAACGGTAGGCCGTGAACGCCCCCGCCGCCTGACGAGGGGTCGGCGGTGGGGGCGGTTGGGGTCAACTGGCCCTATGGGCGGGTGAACCCGTCGAGGAACGCGGTCCATTGGGCGGGGGCAACGGCCAACACCGGACTGTCCGAGCGCTTGCTGTCACGCAGACCCACCACATGATCGAGACGCGCCACCTCAACGCACTCGCCCTGGCCATTGCTGTAGCTGGACTTCAGCCACTCCGCAACGTGCAGATCAACCTTGTACATAACTCCCTGCCACTTCAGCGAGCAGGCGTCGGGACCCCTGCTCGTCAAGAGCTGCCTCCCAGATCCCCCGGTAGGCGGTCTCGAACTGTTCCACTTCCGCCGGCTTGTCCAGGTACAGACCGCCGGTGAGGCCCTCCGAGTACACGGTGGGGGGCTCGCTATCGCCGCCGTCCGCTGTCTTCGGGAAGCGCAGGACGAGGAACGGTCCGCTGACCACACCATAGTGCGCGCCCGTCTCGAAGGGCGCCACGCGCAGTGTCACATTGGCCAGTTCGGAGACATAGACCAAGTGCGCGAGCTGCCGAGACATGACTCCGACCCCGCCGATGGGCCGTCGCAGCACAGACTCGGCCACGACGACCCGGAGTTGGAGCGGATTGGTGTCTCGGGAGATCCGGTTCTGTCGCACCATCCGCAAGTCCAGCCGGTCTTCGAGATCCCCGTCGCTCAGGTCGGGCTCATGGATCCTGATGATCTCCCTGGCGTAGTCATCGGTCTGGAGAAGCCCAGGAACCAGTTCGCTCTGGTAGGCGGACATGCTCACGGCCGCCTCTTCCAGGCCGACGTACAGGTTGAACCACTCCGGGATGCCGTCCCCGTACGAATGCCACCAGCCGCGCGACTTGGTCTCCTTGGCCAGGGCCATCAGGACCTCGGTCAGGTCGGCCGGGGCGCCGTAGATCATGCACATCGCTTGGACGTCGAGGCTGCGCATCGACGTCTGACCGGTCTCAATGCGCCAGATCTTCGGCTCCGACCACTCCAGTTGTCGCGCTGCCGCGCGCACCGTGATGCCCGCGCGTCCGCGAAGATCTCGCAGGTAGCGGCCGAGTTGCCTTCGGGGGACCGTCGATCCCGTCGTCTTTTCCACCATGGCCAAATCCCCTCCCCTGGCCTCGTTTTGAGTCACCCACAGCGGCTCGAAGCTAAGACGTGAATGACTCAATATGCAAGACCAGTCATTTGTTCGACATGAAAAACCGGAGATTCCCTCTTGTAACCTTGCACGCCCTCTCGGGGCTGTGCAGGCTTGGGTCACCGGTCGCTCCATGCACCAGCTCGAACACTCTACGTCGAACCTGATGGGTCCGAGTTGCCGGGTTGCGACTGATTCACGGAGACCCTTGATCCTCCTCGGAAGTCGGGTGACACCCCCCATGACCACCGAACCCCAGCCTCAGAGCCAACCGCCTGACGGAGAAGTCCCGTTGGGCGATAGCACCACCGAGCCGGAGCCCGACCCGCACGCGGAGTTGCTCGCGCGGTTGCGGGAGCGGAATGCCGCCAGCGAGATCAACTATCGGATCAAGAGCGGGGAGTTGCCGTGAGGTTGGCGGAGCTCGTTCTCGATTCGGATCAGCCGACGTTGTTCGTCATGGAATGCGTGGCCTGCGGGTTCTTCGGACCGAAGGGGCAGGACGTGGCGGACGGGGCGGAGTGGGCCGGGCAGCACCTGGCCCTGCATCCGGAGCACCTCGCCTATCGCGAACACATCACGCGGGCCTACCGGTTCGAGGCTGGTGCGGCGTCGTGAGCGGCGAGCCGATCATCAAAGGTGCGGACTGGGTGCTCACCGACGAGCACGGACCCGGGGCTCCCGACGGCATCTACGCAGTGGAGTGCATGGCCTGCACGGCCCGCTCGCCGCTCTTCGACAACGACGCGCACCCGGTTGCCGTGTGGGCGATCAACCACACCCAGGAGAACCCGGACCACGGTCTGTTCCTCGCGCGGGCCGAGAAGCACTGGCGGGTGGTACGCCGTCGGCACGAGGACGAGAGCCCGGGGCCGGCGCCGCAGAAGCCGGTGGTCGCGTTCCTGGACCGGGCCTTCGGACCCGCCTTCGTCGGGTTGATGTGCCTGTGCACCGCCCTGACCGGCTATCTCATCGCCCTCAACTGACCAACAAGGACAACCCCCTTTCGTGAACATCACTTTCCTGGTGCTGGCCACCACCCGGGACGGCCACCTCCTCATGGTCCAGGGCACGGACGGCTGGACGCTGCCCAACGGCACGGTTCCGCACGGCAGTTGTCCCGTCCTCACCGCCCGGCAGACGTTGATGGACACCACCGGCTACGACCGGGGGGTGACCGACGCCTACGCCATCAGCGTCAGCACCGAACCCACCGTCTCCCTCACCTATGTGCTCGACGGCGGGCACACCCCCACCATCCCCGCCGGCGCGCACAAGCACCTCCCGGCCAACGCCGGCTGGCTCCCGCTACGCGAGCTGCACGAACCGCCCCCGATCGTCCGATACGCCCTCACCGCCGCCGCGCAGCGGCGACGTATCCCCGTCCTCGTCAACGGCGAACGCCCCGACGCCGCCTACACCTGAACGACAACAGAAGGAACCGAACATGTCCCAGCAGGTCATCGTCCTCGTCATCACCCGCAACGGATACGTCCTCCTCCACCGCGACCATCTGCCGCAGGCCACCGTCCCCGCCCACGGCGACCTCGCCCTCACCGGCAGGCTCACCCTCGCCCGCCAGACCGGGCACCTCGCCGACATCACCCACGCCTGGACCGTCCGCTCCATCGGCCCCGACAACGACGGCGAACTCTGGGTGCTCGACGGCGGCGTCCACGACACCGTCCCCGACGCCACCGAGGACACCCACCCCCACACCCGCTGGGCCCCCATCACCTCCCTCACAGAGAACCAAGCCATCCAGGAAGCCCTGGAAGCCGCCGACGCCGACATCAGCATTCAACTCCCCACCCCATGAACCTGATGTAAACAGGTCCGGTCGCGGATCATCCGCGACCGGATGGTTTCGTCCTACCCTGGGGGTATGACAGCCAGCGGCAGCCCTCCGGACCTCTCCTATCTCCTGGACCACACCAGCCATGTGCTACGCACCAAGATGGCGGCGGCGTTGGCCGAGTTGGGGCTGACCGCGCGGATGCACTGCGTTCTGGTGCACGCCAAGCAGGAGGAGCGGACCCAGATCCAGTTGGCGGAGATCGGCGGCATGGACAAGACGACCATGGTCGTCACGGTGGACGCCCTGGAGAAGGCGGGGCTCGCCGAGCGGCGGCCGTCGAGTGTGGACCGGCGGGCGCGGATCATCGCGGTGACCGAGGAGGGCGCGCGGCTCGCTGAGCGGAGTCAGCGGGTCGCCGACCGGGTGCACCGGGAGGCCCTGGCGGCGCTGCCGGCCGACCAGCGGGGGGCCTTCGTCAAGGCCCTCACCGCCCTGGCCGAGGGGTCGCTGGGGACGCCGGTCGCGACGCCCCAGCCGACCCGTCGGGCCCGGCAGCGGGCCCACTGACCTCAGCGTCAGCGGCCGGCGACGAGCCGGTAGACGGAGACATGGGAGCGGGACTCGGCGGTGAACTCCGCGCCGGTCCAGTCCGCGTGCCGGGATTGGAGGTCGAACCCGGCCAGTTGGGCCATGAGATCCAGCTCGGCCGGCCAGACATAGCGGTGCGGGCTGCGGAACAGCCGCGCGGTGCCGCCGTTCTCGGCGGCGTTGTCGTAGCGGAAGTGGTGGGAGACGACGTGCTGGCGCAGCACGTCGTAGGTGTCCAGGCCCACGTAGCCGGCGTCGGACTCGAAGACGACGGCCGACTGTCCGGGCGGCAGCTTGCGCAGTTCTGGGACCCACAGCTCGATCACGAACCGGCCGCCGGGGGCCAGATGGCGGGCGGCGTTGCGGAAGCAGGCGACCTGTTCGGCCTGGTCGAGCAGGTTGGAGATGGTGTTGAAGACCAGGTAGACCAGCTGGAACTCGCCGGGGGCGCGGGCGGTCGCCATATCGCCGACGACGACGGGG
This region includes:
- a CDS encoding MarR family winged helix-turn-helix transcriptional regulator, translating into MTASGSPPDLSYLLDHTSHVLRTKMAAALAELGLTARMHCVLVHAKQEERTQIQLAEIGGMDKTTMVVTVDALEKAGLAERRPSSVDRRARIIAVTEEGARLAERSQRVADRVHREALAALPADQRGAFVKALTALAEGSLGTPVATPQPTRRARQRAH
- a CDS encoding class I SAM-dependent methyltransferase, producing MRQDEIWNTAAARSYDTPGTGMFAPEVLAPTVDRLTELADGGGALEFAIGTGRVAVPLVERGVPVTGIELSPPMIDQLRTKADEATIPVVVGDMATARAPGEFQLVYLVFNTISNLLDQAEQVACFRNAARHLAPGGRFVIELWVPELRKLPPGQSAVVFESDAGYVGLDTYDVLRQHVVSHHFRYDNAAENGGTARLFRSPHRYVWPAELDLMAQLAGFDLQSRHADWTGAEFTAESRSHVSVYRLVAGR
- a CDS encoding DUF397 domain-containing protein, encoding MYKVDLHVAEWLKSSYSNGQGECVEVARLDHVVGLRDSKRSDSPVLAVAPAQWTAFLDGFTRP
- a CDS encoding helix-turn-helix domain-containing protein; its protein translation is MVEKTTGSTVPRRQLGRYLRDLRGRAGITVRAAARQLEWSEPKIWRIETGQTSMRSLDVQAMCMIYGAPADLTEVLMALAKETKSRGWWHSYGDGIPEWFNLYVGLEEAAVSMSAYQSELVPGLLQTDDYAREIIRIHEPDLSDGDLEDRLDLRMVRQNRISRDTNPLQLRVVVAESVLRRPIGGVGVMSRQLAHLVYVSELANVTLRVAPFETGAHYGVVSGPFLVLRFPKTADGGDSEPPTVYSEGLTGGLYLDKPAEVEQFETAYRGIWEAALDEQGSRRLLAEVAGSYVQG